The following coding sequences are from one Anolis sagrei isolate rAnoSag1 chromosome 6, rAnoSag1.mat, whole genome shotgun sequence window:
- the CNP gene encoding 2',3'-cyclic-nucleotide 3'-phosphodiesterase translates to MNKGFARKSHAFLPKIFKKMSSQPKERSEGLQFPFLDDDDTIDTIRESKTVIVLRGLPGSGKSTLAQAIQDKYKDACRIVSVDKYKIQPAIRSAIPDDYGKVDEDLNAYCKRDVSVVVVDDTHHERERLDQLFDIADKYRYEVIIAEPKTAWKLDCLQLKDKNQWKLTVDDLKKLKPSLEKDFLPLYYGWFLSKRSSENLRKTGQAFLDELANSKVFKKEANKHFGQASEDPKVKIDLTGYFAKRPPSVLHCTTKFTDFGKAPGADDYAQQEIVKSSYGKSFFLTTTALFITPRTVGARVELNEQQLALWPSDVDVLPPAVSFPKGSRAHITLGCASGIEAVQTGLDLLEFAKLEKAGNKGEEVGEIGGGKLLSYGNGLWMLVFSKKIEVRAIFSGYYGKGKLVPTQGGSKRGSPLNACVII, encoded by the exons AACAAAGGCTTTGCCCGGAAGAGCCACGCATTCCTGCCCAAGATATTTAAGAAAATGTCTTCCCAGCCCAAAGAACGTTCTGAAGGTTTGCAGTTCCCCTTCCTGGATGATGATGACACGATCGACACTATCCGGGAATCGAAAACTGTCATTGTTCTTCGGGGTCTTCCGGGTAGTGGGAAGTCCACCTTGGCACAGGCCATCCAAGACAAGTACAAAGATGCTTGCAGAATCGTCTCCGTTGACAAGTACAAAATCCAGCCAGCCATCCGGAGTGCCATTCCTGATGATTACGGCAAGGTAGACGAGGATCTAAATGCCTATTGCAAGCGTGACGTCAGTGTGGTGGTGGTGGATGACACTCATCATGAGCGGGAACGGCTAGATCAGCTCTTCGACATTGCTGACAAGTACCGCTATGAAGTCATCATTGCAGAGCCCAAGACGGCGTGGAAATTGGATTGCTTGCAGCTCAAGGATAAGAATCAGTGGAAACTTACAGTGGATGATCTAAAGAAGCTGAAGCCCAGCTTAGAAAAGGACTTCCTTCCCTTGTATTATGGATGGTTTTTGAGTAAACGGAGCTCGGAGAACTTGCGGAAGACCGGGCAGGCATTTTTGGATGAGCTTGCCAATTCCAAAGTCTTCAAAAAGGAGGCCAATAAGCACT TTGGACAAGCCAGCGAAGACCCCAAAGTGAAAATTGATCTGACCGGCTATTTTGCGAAAAGGCCACCCAGTGTCTTGCACTGTACCACCAAATTCACTGACTTTGGAAAAGCCCCAGGAGCAGATGACTACGCACAGCAGGAG ATTGTGAAGTCCTCTTATGGGAAATCCTTCTTCCTGACCACCACTGCTCTCTTCATCACCCCAAGAACTGTCGGGGCCCGTGTGGAACTGAATGAGCAGCAGTTGGCCCTGTGGCCGAGTGACGTGGACGTGCTCCCGCCAGCGGTCAGCTTCCCCAAAGGCAGCCGGGCCCACATCACCCTGGGCTGTGCCAGTGGGATAGAAGCCGTCCAGACCGGCCTGGACCTCCTTGAATTTGCCAAGCTGGAGAAGGCGGGGAACAAAGGCGAGGAGGTTGGGGAGATTGGGGGCGGGAAACTTTTGTCATACGGGAATGGCCTTTGGATGCTTGTGTTCTCCAAAAAGATTGAAGTCAGGGCCATCTTTTCCGGCTACTACGGaaaggggaaactggtgccaacTCAAGGGGGCAGTAAGCGGGGGTCACCCCTTAATGCCTGCGTCATCATCTAA